A region of Larimichthys crocea isolate SSNF chromosome X, L_crocea_2.0, whole genome shotgun sequence DNA encodes the following proteins:
- the aip gene encoding AH receptor-interacting protein, with amino-acid sequence MEEEARKLFEEGIRKKLVSPGKGETLSFPNGTKVVFHYRTSLCDGTVLDDSRTMGGQSKPMELILGKKFKLAVWERVIITMKEKEVSEFTCDTKHTALYPLVSQSLRNISAGKDPLEGQRHCCGIAQIHSHHSLGHKDLDQLQASPQPLVFTIDLLEVLPPGSFQLDVWAMTDEEKLQLVPQIHEEGNLLFKQGKIKEATDKYYNGIACLKNLQMKEHPGDEAWVKLDLMITPLLLNYCQCKLLQGQYYEVIEHCTSVIFKYEDNVKAFYKRAKAHAAVWNETEARADFAKVLDLDPSLEQSVAKELRAMEERIRSKEKEEKGRYKGLFSPPPATATTG; translated from the exons atggaggaagaggcTCGCAAGCTTTTCGAGGAAGGAATAAGAAAGAAACTGGTCAGTCCGGGTAAAGGAGAGACGTTGAGCTTCCCCAATGGGACCAAG GTGGTCTTCCACTACCGCACCAGCCTGTGTGATGGCACAGTGCTGGATGACTCCAGGACCATGGGAGGCCAGAGCAAACCCATGGAGCTCATCCTGGGCAAGAAGTTTAAACTAGCTGTGTGGGAGAGAGTGATCATCAccatgaaagagaaagaggtttCAGAATTTACCTGCGACACTAAG CACACAGCACTGTACCCGCTCGTCTCCCAGTCCCTGAGAAACATTAGCGCTGGCAAGGACCCACTGGAAGGCCAGAGGCATTGCTGTGGTATTGCTCAAATTCACTCCCACCACTCACTAGGACACAAAGATTTGGATCAGCTCCAGGCCAGTCCGCAGCCTCTCGTTTTCACCATTGATCTGCTGGAG GTTCTTCCTCCAGGGTCGTTCCAGCTTGATGTCTGGGCtatgacagatgaagagaaactCCAGCTCGTGCCTCAGATCCACGAGGAGGGCAACCTGCTTTTCAAACAGGGCAAAATTAAGGAGGCCACAGACAAGTACTACAATGGCATCGCCTGCCTCAAAAATCTACAGATGAAG GAGCATCCTGGAGATGAAGCCTGGGTAAAGTTGGACCTTATGATCACACCACTGCTCCTCAACTATTGCCAGTGCAAGCTACTCCAGGGCCAGTACTATGAAGTCATCGAACACTGCACATCTGTGATCTTCAAATATGAGG ACAATGTGAAGGCCTTCTACAAGCGAGCTAAAGCCCACGCAGCAGTTTGGAACGAGACAGAAGCACGGGCAGACTTTGCTAAGGTGCTGGACCTGGACCCTTCTCTGGAACAGTCTGTTGCTAAGGAACTAAGGGCTATGGAGGAGAGGATCCGCtccaaagaaaaagaggaaaagggtCGCTACAAGGGCCTATTCAGCCCGCCACCTGCCACAGCCACTACA GGTTGA